The Halichoerus grypus chromosome 14, mHalGry1.hap1.1, whole genome shotgun sequence genome contains a region encoding:
- the SH3GLB2 gene encoding endophilin-B2 isoform X2, translated as MDFNMKKLASDAGIFFTRAVQFTEEKFGQAEKTELDAHFENLLTRADSTKNWTEKILRQTEVLLQPNPSARVEEFLYEKLDRKVPSRVTNGELLAQYMAEAASELGPTTPYGKTLIKVAEAEKRLGAAERDFIHTASINFLTPLRNFLEGDWKTISKERRLLQNRRLDLDACKARLKKAKAAEAKATTVPDFQETRPRNYILSASASATLDDTSCPPSWAEWKEEYPGGWRPPCFFLLPLNPSVTRARGCLSLPKDRKLWNDEVDKAEQELRVAQTEFDRQAEVTRLLLEGISSTHVNHLRCLHEFVESQTTYYAQCYRHMLDLQKQLGSSQGAIFPGTFVGTTEPASPPLSSTSPTTAAATMPVGPSAAGLAPPGEAALRLEEVTPPASGTRKARVLYDYEAADSSELALLADELITVYSLPGMDPDWLIGERGNKKGKVPVTYLELLS; from the exons ATGGACTTCAACATGAAGAAGCTGGCGTCGGACGCGGGCATCTTCTTCACCCGGGCGGTGCAG TTCACAGAGGAGAAATTCGGCCAGGCTGAGAAGACTGAGCTGGATGCACACTTTGAAAACCTTCTCACCCGGGCAGACAGCACCAAGAACTGGACAGAGAAAATCCTACGGCAGACAGAGGTGCTGCTGCAACCCAACCCCA GTGCCCGAGTGGAGGAGTTCCTGTATGAGAAGCTGGACAGGAAGGTGCCCTCGCGGGTCACCAACGGGGAGTTGCTGGCACAGTACATGGCAGAGGCGGCCAGTGAGCTGGGGCCCACCACTCCCTATG GGAAGACACTAATCAAGGTGGCAGAAGCTGAAAAGCGCCTGGGAGCCGCAGAGAGGGATTTTATCCACACAGCCTCCATCAACTTCCTCACGCCTCTGCGCAACTTCCTGGAAGGGGACTGGAAGACCATTTCG AAGGAGAGACGTCTCCTACAAAACCGGCGTCTGGACTTGGATGCCTGCAAAGCACGGCTGAAGAAGGCCAAGGCTGCGGAAGCCAAAGCCACG ACGGTGCCTGACTTTCAGGAGACTAGACCACGTAATTACATTCTCTCGGCCAGCGCCTCCGCG ACTCTGGATGACACTTCCTGCCCCCCTTCTTGGGCCGAGTGGAAGGAGGAATATCCTGGAGGGTGGAGACCgccctgtttttttcttttgccattgaACCCCAGTGTGACTCGGGCACGAGGCTGCCTTTCTCTGCCGAAGGACAGAAAG CTCTGGAATGATGAGGTGGACAAG gcCGAGCAGGAGCTCCGAGTGGCCCAGACGGAGTTTGACCGGCAGGCAGAAGTGACCCGACTCCTGCTGGAGGGAATCAGCAGCACTCAC GTGAACCACCTTCGCTGCCTCCATGAGTTTGTGGAGTCCCAGACAACTTACTACGCGCAGTGCTACCGCCACATGCTGGACCTGCAGAAACAGCTGGGCAG CTCCCAGGGAGCCAT ATTCCCAGGCACCTTCGTGGGCACCACAGAgcccgcctccccgcccctcaGCAGCACCTCGCCCACCACCGCCGCGGCCACCATGCCCGTGGGCCCCTCTGCGGCTGGCCTGGCCCCTCCAGGAGAGGCCGCTCTTCgcctggaggaggtgaccccCCCCGCCAGCGGGACCCGGAAGGCCCGGGTGCTCTACGACTATGAGGCGGCCGACAGCAGCGAGCTGGCCCTGCTGGCTGATGAG CTCATCACTGTCTACAGCCTGCCTGGCATGGACCCTGACTGGCTCATCGGCGAGAGAGGCAACAAGAAGGGCAAGGTCCCAGTCACCTACTTGGAACTGCTCAGCTAA
- the SH3GLB2 gene encoding endophilin-B2 isoform X3, translating to MDFNMKKLASDAGIFFTRAVQFTEEKFGQAEKTELDAHFENLLTRADSTKNWTEKILRQTEVLLQPNPSARVEEFLYEKLDRKVPSRVTNGELLAQYMAEAASELGPTTPYGKTLIKVAEAEKRLGAAERDFIHTASINFLTPLRNFLEGDWKTISKERRLLQNRRLDLDACKARLKKAKAAEAKATCEGDTVPDFQETRPRNYILSASASATLDDTSCPPSWAEWKEEYPGGWRPPCFFLLPLNPSVTRARGCLSLPKDRKLWNDEVDKAEQELRVAQTEFDRQAEVTRLLLEGISSTHVNHLRCLHEFVESQTTYYAQCYRHMLDLQKQLGRFPGTFVGTTEPASPPLSSTSPTTAAATMPVGPSAAGLAPPGEAALRLEEVTPPASGTRKARVLYDYEAADSSELALLADELITVYSLPGMDPDWLIGERGNKKGKVPVTYLELLS from the exons ATGGACTTCAACATGAAGAAGCTGGCGTCGGACGCGGGCATCTTCTTCACCCGGGCGGTGCAG TTCACAGAGGAGAAATTCGGCCAGGCTGAGAAGACTGAGCTGGATGCACACTTTGAAAACCTTCTCACCCGGGCAGACAGCACCAAGAACTGGACAGAGAAAATCCTACGGCAGACAGAGGTGCTGCTGCAACCCAACCCCA GTGCCCGAGTGGAGGAGTTCCTGTATGAGAAGCTGGACAGGAAGGTGCCCTCGCGGGTCACCAACGGGGAGTTGCTGGCACAGTACATGGCAGAGGCGGCCAGTGAGCTGGGGCCCACCACTCCCTATG GGAAGACACTAATCAAGGTGGCAGAAGCTGAAAAGCGCCTGGGAGCCGCAGAGAGGGATTTTATCCACACAGCCTCCATCAACTTCCTCACGCCTCTGCGCAACTTCCTGGAAGGGGACTGGAAGACCATTTCG AAGGAGAGACGTCTCCTACAAAACCGGCGTCTGGACTTGGATGCCTGCAAAGCACGGCTGAAGAAGGCCAAGGCTGCGGAAGCCAAAGCCACG TGTGAGGGAGAT ACGGTGCCTGACTTTCAGGAGACTAGACCACGTAATTACATTCTCTCGGCCAGCGCCTCCGCG ACTCTGGATGACACTTCCTGCCCCCCTTCTTGGGCCGAGTGGAAGGAGGAATATCCTGGAGGGTGGAGACCgccctgtttttttcttttgccattgaACCCCAGTGTGACTCGGGCACGAGGCTGCCTTTCTCTGCCGAAGGACAGAAAG CTCTGGAATGATGAGGTGGACAAG gcCGAGCAGGAGCTCCGAGTGGCCCAGACGGAGTTTGACCGGCAGGCAGAAGTGACCCGACTCCTGCTGGAGGGAATCAGCAGCACTCAC GTGAACCACCTTCGCTGCCTCCATGAGTTTGTGGAGTCCCAGACAACTTACTACGCGCAGTGCTACCGCCACATGCTGGACCTGCAGAAACAGCTGGGCAG ATTCCCAGGCACCTTCGTGGGCACCACAGAgcccgcctccccgcccctcaGCAGCACCTCGCCCACCACCGCCGCGGCCACCATGCCCGTGGGCCCCTCTGCGGCTGGCCTGGCCCCTCCAGGAGAGGCCGCTCTTCgcctggaggaggtgaccccCCCCGCCAGCGGGACCCGGAAGGCCCGGGTGCTCTACGACTATGAGGCGGCCGACAGCAGCGAGCTGGCCCTGCTGGCTGATGAG CTCATCACTGTCTACAGCCTGCCTGGCATGGACCCTGACTGGCTCATCGGCGAGAGAGGCAACAAGAAGGGCAAGGTCCCAGTCACCTACTTGGAACTGCTCAGCTAA
- the SH3GLB2 gene encoding endophilin-B2 isoform X1, translated as MDFNMKKLASDAGIFFTRAVQFTEEKFGQAEKTELDAHFENLLTRADSTKNWTEKILRQTEVLLQPNPSARVEEFLYEKLDRKVPSRVTNGELLAQYMAEAASELGPTTPYGKTLIKVAEAEKRLGAAERDFIHTASINFLTPLRNFLEGDWKTISKERRLLQNRRLDLDACKARLKKAKAAEAKATCEGDTVPDFQETRPRNYILSASASATLDDTSCPPSWAEWKEEYPGGWRPPCFFLLPLNPSVTRARGCLSLPKDRKLWNDEVDKAEQELRVAQTEFDRQAEVTRLLLEGISSTHVNHLRCLHEFVESQTTYYAQCYRHMLDLQKQLGSSQGAIFPGTFVGTTEPASPPLSSTSPTTAAATMPVGPSAAGLAPPGEAALRLEEVTPPASGTRKARVLYDYEAADSSELALLADELITVYSLPGMDPDWLIGERGNKKGKVPVTYLELLS; from the exons ATGGACTTCAACATGAAGAAGCTGGCGTCGGACGCGGGCATCTTCTTCACCCGGGCGGTGCAG TTCACAGAGGAGAAATTCGGCCAGGCTGAGAAGACTGAGCTGGATGCACACTTTGAAAACCTTCTCACCCGGGCAGACAGCACCAAGAACTGGACAGAGAAAATCCTACGGCAGACAGAGGTGCTGCTGCAACCCAACCCCA GTGCCCGAGTGGAGGAGTTCCTGTATGAGAAGCTGGACAGGAAGGTGCCCTCGCGGGTCACCAACGGGGAGTTGCTGGCACAGTACATGGCAGAGGCGGCCAGTGAGCTGGGGCCCACCACTCCCTATG GGAAGACACTAATCAAGGTGGCAGAAGCTGAAAAGCGCCTGGGAGCCGCAGAGAGGGATTTTATCCACACAGCCTCCATCAACTTCCTCACGCCTCTGCGCAACTTCCTGGAAGGGGACTGGAAGACCATTTCG AAGGAGAGACGTCTCCTACAAAACCGGCGTCTGGACTTGGATGCCTGCAAAGCACGGCTGAAGAAGGCCAAGGCTGCGGAAGCCAAAGCCACG TGTGAGGGAGAT ACGGTGCCTGACTTTCAGGAGACTAGACCACGTAATTACATTCTCTCGGCCAGCGCCTCCGCG ACTCTGGATGACACTTCCTGCCCCCCTTCTTGGGCCGAGTGGAAGGAGGAATATCCTGGAGGGTGGAGACCgccctgtttttttcttttgccattgaACCCCAGTGTGACTCGGGCACGAGGCTGCCTTTCTCTGCCGAAGGACAGAAAG CTCTGGAATGATGAGGTGGACAAG gcCGAGCAGGAGCTCCGAGTGGCCCAGACGGAGTTTGACCGGCAGGCAGAAGTGACCCGACTCCTGCTGGAGGGAATCAGCAGCACTCAC GTGAACCACCTTCGCTGCCTCCATGAGTTTGTGGAGTCCCAGACAACTTACTACGCGCAGTGCTACCGCCACATGCTGGACCTGCAGAAACAGCTGGGCAG CTCCCAGGGAGCCAT ATTCCCAGGCACCTTCGTGGGCACCACAGAgcccgcctccccgcccctcaGCAGCACCTCGCCCACCACCGCCGCGGCCACCATGCCCGTGGGCCCCTCTGCGGCTGGCCTGGCCCCTCCAGGAGAGGCCGCTCTTCgcctggaggaggtgaccccCCCCGCCAGCGGGACCCGGAAGGCCCGGGTGCTCTACGACTATGAGGCGGCCGACAGCAGCGAGCTGGCCCTGCTGGCTGATGAG CTCATCACTGTCTACAGCCTGCCTGGCATGGACCCTGACTGGCTCATCGGCGAGAGAGGCAACAAGAAGGGCAAGGTCCCAGTCACCTACTTGGAACTGCTCAGCTAA
- the SH3GLB2 gene encoding endophilin-B2 isoform X6, whose product MDFNMKKLASDAGIFFTRAVQFTEEKFGQAEKTELDAHFENLLTRADSTKNWTEKILRQTEVLLQPNPSARVEEFLYEKLDRKVPSRVTNGELLAQYMAEAASELGPTTPYGKTLIKVAEAEKRLGAAERDFIHTASINFLTPLRNFLEGDWKTISKERRLLQNRRLDLDACKARLKKAKAAEAKATTVPDFQETRPRNYILSASASALWNDEVDKAEQELRVAQTEFDRQAEVTRLLLEGISSTHVNHLRCLHEFVESQTTYYAQCYRHMLDLQKQLGRFPGTFVGTTEPASPPLSSTSPTTAAATMPVGPSAAGLAPPGEAALRLEEVTPPASGTRKARVLYDYEAADSSELALLADELITVYSLPGMDPDWLIGERGNKKGKVPVTYLELLS is encoded by the exons ATGGACTTCAACATGAAGAAGCTGGCGTCGGACGCGGGCATCTTCTTCACCCGGGCGGTGCAG TTCACAGAGGAGAAATTCGGCCAGGCTGAGAAGACTGAGCTGGATGCACACTTTGAAAACCTTCTCACCCGGGCAGACAGCACCAAGAACTGGACAGAGAAAATCCTACGGCAGACAGAGGTGCTGCTGCAACCCAACCCCA GTGCCCGAGTGGAGGAGTTCCTGTATGAGAAGCTGGACAGGAAGGTGCCCTCGCGGGTCACCAACGGGGAGTTGCTGGCACAGTACATGGCAGAGGCGGCCAGTGAGCTGGGGCCCACCACTCCCTATG GGAAGACACTAATCAAGGTGGCAGAAGCTGAAAAGCGCCTGGGAGCCGCAGAGAGGGATTTTATCCACACAGCCTCCATCAACTTCCTCACGCCTCTGCGCAACTTCCTGGAAGGGGACTGGAAGACCATTTCG AAGGAGAGACGTCTCCTACAAAACCGGCGTCTGGACTTGGATGCCTGCAAAGCACGGCTGAAGAAGGCCAAGGCTGCGGAAGCCAAAGCCACG ACGGTGCCTGACTTTCAGGAGACTAGACCACGTAATTACATTCTCTCGGCCAGCGCCTCCGCG CTCTGGAATGATGAGGTGGACAAG gcCGAGCAGGAGCTCCGAGTGGCCCAGACGGAGTTTGACCGGCAGGCAGAAGTGACCCGACTCCTGCTGGAGGGAATCAGCAGCACTCAC GTGAACCACCTTCGCTGCCTCCATGAGTTTGTGGAGTCCCAGACAACTTACTACGCGCAGTGCTACCGCCACATGCTGGACCTGCAGAAACAGCTGGGCAG ATTCCCAGGCACCTTCGTGGGCACCACAGAgcccgcctccccgcccctcaGCAGCACCTCGCCCACCACCGCCGCGGCCACCATGCCCGTGGGCCCCTCTGCGGCTGGCCTGGCCCCTCCAGGAGAGGCCGCTCTTCgcctggaggaggtgaccccCCCCGCCAGCGGGACCCGGAAGGCCCGGGTGCTCTACGACTATGAGGCGGCCGACAGCAGCGAGCTGGCCCTGCTGGCTGATGAG CTCATCACTGTCTACAGCCTGCCTGGCATGGACCCTGACTGGCTCATCGGCGAGAGAGGCAACAAGAAGGGCAAGGTCCCAGTCACCTACTTGGAACTGCTCAGCTAA
- the SH3GLB2 gene encoding endophilin-B2 isoform X4 — MDFNMKKLASDAGIFFTRAVQFTEEKFGQAEKTELDAHFENLLTRADSTKNWTEKILRQTEVLLQPNPSARVEEFLYEKLDRKVPSRVTNGELLAQYMAEAASELGPTTPYGKTLIKVAEAEKRLGAAERDFIHTASINFLTPLRNFLEGDWKTISKERRLLQNRRLDLDACKARLKKAKAAEAKATCEGDTVPDFQETRPRNYILSASASALWNDEVDKAEQELRVAQTEFDRQAEVTRLLLEGISSTHVNHLRCLHEFVESQTTYYAQCYRHMLDLQKQLGSSQGAIFPGTFVGTTEPASPPLSSTSPTTAAATMPVGPSAAGLAPPGEAALRLEEVTPPASGTRKARVLYDYEAADSSELALLADELITVYSLPGMDPDWLIGERGNKKGKVPVTYLELLS; from the exons ATGGACTTCAACATGAAGAAGCTGGCGTCGGACGCGGGCATCTTCTTCACCCGGGCGGTGCAG TTCACAGAGGAGAAATTCGGCCAGGCTGAGAAGACTGAGCTGGATGCACACTTTGAAAACCTTCTCACCCGGGCAGACAGCACCAAGAACTGGACAGAGAAAATCCTACGGCAGACAGAGGTGCTGCTGCAACCCAACCCCA GTGCCCGAGTGGAGGAGTTCCTGTATGAGAAGCTGGACAGGAAGGTGCCCTCGCGGGTCACCAACGGGGAGTTGCTGGCACAGTACATGGCAGAGGCGGCCAGTGAGCTGGGGCCCACCACTCCCTATG GGAAGACACTAATCAAGGTGGCAGAAGCTGAAAAGCGCCTGGGAGCCGCAGAGAGGGATTTTATCCACACAGCCTCCATCAACTTCCTCACGCCTCTGCGCAACTTCCTGGAAGGGGACTGGAAGACCATTTCG AAGGAGAGACGTCTCCTACAAAACCGGCGTCTGGACTTGGATGCCTGCAAAGCACGGCTGAAGAAGGCCAAGGCTGCGGAAGCCAAAGCCACG TGTGAGGGAGAT ACGGTGCCTGACTTTCAGGAGACTAGACCACGTAATTACATTCTCTCGGCCAGCGCCTCCGCG CTCTGGAATGATGAGGTGGACAAG gcCGAGCAGGAGCTCCGAGTGGCCCAGACGGAGTTTGACCGGCAGGCAGAAGTGACCCGACTCCTGCTGGAGGGAATCAGCAGCACTCAC GTGAACCACCTTCGCTGCCTCCATGAGTTTGTGGAGTCCCAGACAACTTACTACGCGCAGTGCTACCGCCACATGCTGGACCTGCAGAAACAGCTGGGCAG CTCCCAGGGAGCCAT ATTCCCAGGCACCTTCGTGGGCACCACAGAgcccgcctccccgcccctcaGCAGCACCTCGCCCACCACCGCCGCGGCCACCATGCCCGTGGGCCCCTCTGCGGCTGGCCTGGCCCCTCCAGGAGAGGCCGCTCTTCgcctggaggaggtgaccccCCCCGCCAGCGGGACCCGGAAGGCCCGGGTGCTCTACGACTATGAGGCGGCCGACAGCAGCGAGCTGGCCCTGCTGGCTGATGAG CTCATCACTGTCTACAGCCTGCCTGGCATGGACCCTGACTGGCTCATCGGCGAGAGAGGCAACAAGAAGGGCAAGGTCCCAGTCACCTACTTGGAACTGCTCAGCTAA
- the SH3GLB2 gene encoding endophilin-B2 isoform X8, which yields MDFNMKKLASDAGIFFTRAVQFTEEKFGQAEKTELDAHFENLLTRADSTKNWTEKILRQTEVLLQPNPSARVEEFLYEKLDRKVPSRVTNGELLAQYMAEAASELGPTTPYGKTLIKVAEAEKRLGAAERDFIHTASINFLTPLRNFLEGDWKTISKERRLLQNRRLDLDACKARLKKAKAAEAKATLWNDEVDKAEQELRVAQTEFDRQAEVTRLLLEGISSTHVNHLRCLHEFVESQTTYYAQCYRHMLDLQKQLGRFPGTFVGTTEPASPPLSSTSPTTAAATMPVGPSAAGLAPPGEAALRLEEVTPPASGTRKARVLYDYEAADSSELALLADELITVYSLPGMDPDWLIGERGNKKGKVPVTYLELLS from the exons ATGGACTTCAACATGAAGAAGCTGGCGTCGGACGCGGGCATCTTCTTCACCCGGGCGGTGCAG TTCACAGAGGAGAAATTCGGCCAGGCTGAGAAGACTGAGCTGGATGCACACTTTGAAAACCTTCTCACCCGGGCAGACAGCACCAAGAACTGGACAGAGAAAATCCTACGGCAGACAGAGGTGCTGCTGCAACCCAACCCCA GTGCCCGAGTGGAGGAGTTCCTGTATGAGAAGCTGGACAGGAAGGTGCCCTCGCGGGTCACCAACGGGGAGTTGCTGGCACAGTACATGGCAGAGGCGGCCAGTGAGCTGGGGCCCACCACTCCCTATG GGAAGACACTAATCAAGGTGGCAGAAGCTGAAAAGCGCCTGGGAGCCGCAGAGAGGGATTTTATCCACACAGCCTCCATCAACTTCCTCACGCCTCTGCGCAACTTCCTGGAAGGGGACTGGAAGACCATTTCG AAGGAGAGACGTCTCCTACAAAACCGGCGTCTGGACTTGGATGCCTGCAAAGCACGGCTGAAGAAGGCCAAGGCTGCGGAAGCCAAAGCCACG CTCTGGAATGATGAGGTGGACAAG gcCGAGCAGGAGCTCCGAGTGGCCCAGACGGAGTTTGACCGGCAGGCAGAAGTGACCCGACTCCTGCTGGAGGGAATCAGCAGCACTCAC GTGAACCACCTTCGCTGCCTCCATGAGTTTGTGGAGTCCCAGACAACTTACTACGCGCAGTGCTACCGCCACATGCTGGACCTGCAGAAACAGCTGGGCAG ATTCCCAGGCACCTTCGTGGGCACCACAGAgcccgcctccccgcccctcaGCAGCACCTCGCCCACCACCGCCGCGGCCACCATGCCCGTGGGCCCCTCTGCGGCTGGCCTGGCCCCTCCAGGAGAGGCCGCTCTTCgcctggaggaggtgaccccCCCCGCCAGCGGGACCCGGAAGGCCCGGGTGCTCTACGACTATGAGGCGGCCGACAGCAGCGAGCTGGCCCTGCTGGCTGATGAG CTCATCACTGTCTACAGCCTGCCTGGCATGGACCCTGACTGGCTCATCGGCGAGAGAGGCAACAAGAAGGGCAAGGTCCCAGTCACCTACTTGGAACTGCTCAGCTAA
- the SH3GLB2 gene encoding endophilin-B2 isoform X5, whose protein sequence is MDFNMKKLASDAGIFFTRAVQFTEEKFGQAEKTELDAHFENLLTRADSTKNWTEKILRQTEVLLQPNPSARVEEFLYEKLDRKVPSRVTNGELLAQYMAEAASELGPTTPYGKTLIKVAEAEKRLGAAERDFIHTASINFLTPLRNFLEGDWKTISKERRLLQNRRLDLDACKARLKKAKAAEAKATTVPDFQETRPRNYILSASASALWNDEVDKAEQELRVAQTEFDRQAEVTRLLLEGISSTHVNHLRCLHEFVESQTTYYAQCYRHMLDLQKQLGSSQGAIFPGTFVGTTEPASPPLSSTSPTTAAATMPVGPSAAGLAPPGEAALRLEEVTPPASGTRKARVLYDYEAADSSELALLADELITVYSLPGMDPDWLIGERGNKKGKVPVTYLELLS, encoded by the exons ATGGACTTCAACATGAAGAAGCTGGCGTCGGACGCGGGCATCTTCTTCACCCGGGCGGTGCAG TTCACAGAGGAGAAATTCGGCCAGGCTGAGAAGACTGAGCTGGATGCACACTTTGAAAACCTTCTCACCCGGGCAGACAGCACCAAGAACTGGACAGAGAAAATCCTACGGCAGACAGAGGTGCTGCTGCAACCCAACCCCA GTGCCCGAGTGGAGGAGTTCCTGTATGAGAAGCTGGACAGGAAGGTGCCCTCGCGGGTCACCAACGGGGAGTTGCTGGCACAGTACATGGCAGAGGCGGCCAGTGAGCTGGGGCCCACCACTCCCTATG GGAAGACACTAATCAAGGTGGCAGAAGCTGAAAAGCGCCTGGGAGCCGCAGAGAGGGATTTTATCCACACAGCCTCCATCAACTTCCTCACGCCTCTGCGCAACTTCCTGGAAGGGGACTGGAAGACCATTTCG AAGGAGAGACGTCTCCTACAAAACCGGCGTCTGGACTTGGATGCCTGCAAAGCACGGCTGAAGAAGGCCAAGGCTGCGGAAGCCAAAGCCACG ACGGTGCCTGACTTTCAGGAGACTAGACCACGTAATTACATTCTCTCGGCCAGCGCCTCCGCG CTCTGGAATGATGAGGTGGACAAG gcCGAGCAGGAGCTCCGAGTGGCCCAGACGGAGTTTGACCGGCAGGCAGAAGTGACCCGACTCCTGCTGGAGGGAATCAGCAGCACTCAC GTGAACCACCTTCGCTGCCTCCATGAGTTTGTGGAGTCCCAGACAACTTACTACGCGCAGTGCTACCGCCACATGCTGGACCTGCAGAAACAGCTGGGCAG CTCCCAGGGAGCCAT ATTCCCAGGCACCTTCGTGGGCACCACAGAgcccgcctccccgcccctcaGCAGCACCTCGCCCACCACCGCCGCGGCCACCATGCCCGTGGGCCCCTCTGCGGCTGGCCTGGCCCCTCCAGGAGAGGCCGCTCTTCgcctggaggaggtgaccccCCCCGCCAGCGGGACCCGGAAGGCCCGGGTGCTCTACGACTATGAGGCGGCCGACAGCAGCGAGCTGGCCCTGCTGGCTGATGAG CTCATCACTGTCTACAGCCTGCCTGGCATGGACCCTGACTGGCTCATCGGCGAGAGAGGCAACAAGAAGGGCAAGGTCCCAGTCACCTACTTGGAACTGCTCAGCTAA
- the SH3GLB2 gene encoding endophilin-B2 isoform X7, with protein sequence MDFNMKKLASDAGIFFTRAVQFTEEKFGQAEKTELDAHFENLLTRADSTKNWTEKILRQTEVLLQPNPSARVEEFLYEKLDRKVPSRVTNGELLAQYMAEAASELGPTTPYGKTLIKVAEAEKRLGAAERDFIHTASINFLTPLRNFLEGDWKTISKERRLLQNRRLDLDACKARLKKAKAAEAKATLWNDEVDKAEQELRVAQTEFDRQAEVTRLLLEGISSTHVNHLRCLHEFVESQTTYYAQCYRHMLDLQKQLGSSQGAIFPGTFVGTTEPASPPLSSTSPTTAAATMPVGPSAAGLAPPGEAALRLEEVTPPASGTRKARVLYDYEAADSSELALLADELITVYSLPGMDPDWLIGERGNKKGKVPVTYLELLS encoded by the exons ATGGACTTCAACATGAAGAAGCTGGCGTCGGACGCGGGCATCTTCTTCACCCGGGCGGTGCAG TTCACAGAGGAGAAATTCGGCCAGGCTGAGAAGACTGAGCTGGATGCACACTTTGAAAACCTTCTCACCCGGGCAGACAGCACCAAGAACTGGACAGAGAAAATCCTACGGCAGACAGAGGTGCTGCTGCAACCCAACCCCA GTGCCCGAGTGGAGGAGTTCCTGTATGAGAAGCTGGACAGGAAGGTGCCCTCGCGGGTCACCAACGGGGAGTTGCTGGCACAGTACATGGCAGAGGCGGCCAGTGAGCTGGGGCCCACCACTCCCTATG GGAAGACACTAATCAAGGTGGCAGAAGCTGAAAAGCGCCTGGGAGCCGCAGAGAGGGATTTTATCCACACAGCCTCCATCAACTTCCTCACGCCTCTGCGCAACTTCCTGGAAGGGGACTGGAAGACCATTTCG AAGGAGAGACGTCTCCTACAAAACCGGCGTCTGGACTTGGATGCCTGCAAAGCACGGCTGAAGAAGGCCAAGGCTGCGGAAGCCAAAGCCACG CTCTGGAATGATGAGGTGGACAAG gcCGAGCAGGAGCTCCGAGTGGCCCAGACGGAGTTTGACCGGCAGGCAGAAGTGACCCGACTCCTGCTGGAGGGAATCAGCAGCACTCAC GTGAACCACCTTCGCTGCCTCCATGAGTTTGTGGAGTCCCAGACAACTTACTACGCGCAGTGCTACCGCCACATGCTGGACCTGCAGAAACAGCTGGGCAG CTCCCAGGGAGCCAT ATTCCCAGGCACCTTCGTGGGCACCACAGAgcccgcctccccgcccctcaGCAGCACCTCGCCCACCACCGCCGCGGCCACCATGCCCGTGGGCCCCTCTGCGGCTGGCCTGGCCCCTCCAGGAGAGGCCGCTCTTCgcctggaggaggtgaccccCCCCGCCAGCGGGACCCGGAAGGCCCGGGTGCTCTACGACTATGAGGCGGCCGACAGCAGCGAGCTGGCCCTGCTGGCTGATGAG CTCATCACTGTCTACAGCCTGCCTGGCATGGACCCTGACTGGCTCATCGGCGAGAGAGGCAACAAGAAGGGCAAGGTCCCAGTCACCTACTTGGAACTGCTCAGCTAA